In Malus sylvestris chromosome 15, drMalSylv7.2, whole genome shotgun sequence, a single genomic region encodes these proteins:
- the LOC126605573 gene encoding U-box domain-containing protein 4-like codes for MEMENPANFSYMGRNFSDLSNGDNSSAFSECNSDRSEEFPTTSSQSRRLLIACASDNSDDMIQQLVAVLEAGSTEAQKQAAMEIRLLAKNKSENRLKIARNGAIKPLISLLSSSDLQLQEYGVTAILNLSLCDENKELIASSGAIKPLVRSLKTGTATAKENAACALLRLSQIEENKAAIGRSGAIPLLVNLLECGGFRGKKDASTALYSLCSVKENKIRAVESGIMKPLVELMADFGSNMVDKSAYVLSVLVSVPEARAALVEEGGIPVLVEIVEVGSQRQKEISVAILLKLCENSGVHRNMVVREGAIPPLVALSQSGTNRAKQKAETLTELLRQPRSGNVAAPASDVSL; via the exons ATGGAGATGGAAAATCCAGCGAATTTCAGTTACATGGGGAGGAACTTCAGTGATCTGAGCAACGGGGATAACTCCTCTGCTTTCAGCGAGTGTAACAGCGATAGATCCGAAGAGTTCCCGACGACTTCGTCCCAGAGCCGGCGGCTTCTGATTGCCTGCGCTTCCGACAACTCCGACGATATGATTCAACAGCTCGTCGCCGTGCTCGAGGCCGGTTCGACTGAGGCGCAGAAGCAGGCGGCGATGGAAATCAGGCTCCTCGCCAAGAACAAGTCCGAAAATCGGCTCAAAATCGCCCGAAACGGCGCGATTAAGCCATTGATTTCGCTCCTATCGTCGTCTGATCTCCAGCTCCAGGAGTACGGCGTCACCGCGATTCTCAACCTCTCGCTGTGCGACGAGAATAAGGAGCTCATCGCTTCGTCGGGAGCAATCAAGCCGCTGGTTCGGTCGCTCAAGACGGGGACCGCCACAGCGAAAGAGAACGCCGCCTGCGCTCTGCTCcgcctctcgcaaatcgaagagaaCAAAGCCGCAATCGGACGGTCGGGAGCGATTCCGCTTCTGGTGAACCTTCTGGAGTGTGGAGGCTTTCGTGGGAAGAAGGACGCGTCGACGGCTTTGTACTCGCTGTGCTCGGTCAAAGAGAACAAGATTAGAGCCGTCGAGTCGGGAATCATGAAGCCGCTGGTGGAATTGATGGCGGACTTCGGGTCGAACATGGTGGACAAGTCGGCGTACGTGCTGAGCGTCCTCGTGTCGGTGCCGGAGGCCCGCGCAGCGTTGGTGGAGGAAGGTGGGATTCCGGTGCTGGTGGAGATTGTAGAGGTGGGGTCGCAGCGGCAGAAGGAGATATCGGTGGCGATATTGCTGAAGCTTTGCGAGAACAGTGGGGTCCACCGTAACATGGTCGTCCGCGAAGGAGCGATTCCTCCCCTCGTCGCTTTGTCTCAGTCCGGCACCAATCGCGCCAAGCAAAAG GCGGAGACATTGACAGAGCTTCTACGGCAACCGAGGTCCGGCAACGTCGCTGCACCAGCGTCAGACGTGTCATTATAA
- the LOC126601852 gene encoding mitochondrial outer membrane protein porin 2-like, giving the protein MSTRGPALFSAIGKKATDLLNRDYNTDQKINITTYTETGLALNSGLANNGGLSSGDIAAQYKYKNVALDVKADTQSNVSTMLTVTDILPSTKTIASIKLPDYKSGKLEVQYLHEHASFTTAVGLNESPAVDFSATIGTPAIAFGAEASFWTGSRVFSKYNAGVSFTQHDSTASVILADKGDSLRASYVHQLSRLNGGAVVGEVNRKFSTNENTLTVGGSYVVDPETVVKARLNNHGNLGALLQHQLSPKSSLTLSAAFDTKALERHPNFGLALSLKP; this is encoded by the exons ATGTCGACCAGAGGCCCTGCCCTCTTCTCCGCCATTGGCAAGAAAGCcacag ACTTGCTTAACAGGGACTATAACACTGACCAGAAGATCAACATTACCACCTACACTGAAACTGGACTT GCCCTTAACTCGGGTTTGGCTAATAACGGAGGTCTGTCTTCTGGGGATATAGCAGCACAATACAAATACAAGAATGTCGCGCTCGATGTCAAAGCTGATACACAATCAAAT GTCTCAACAATGCTCACTGTCACTGACATCTTGCCTTCTACCAAAACCATCGCTTCAATCAAACTCCCTGATTACAAATCTGGCAAG TTGGAAGTCCAGTATCTTCACGAACATGCATCCTTCACAACCGCTGTTGGTCTGAACGAGTCCCCTGCTGTGGACTTTTCGGCAACCATTGGTACCCCGGCCATTGCCTTTGGAGCAGAAGCTAGTTTCTGGACAGGTTCCAGAGTGTTTTCTAAGTACAATGCCGGTGTCAGCTTTACACAGCACGATTCAACAGCTTCTGTGATTCT GGCTGACAAAGGAGATTCACTACGGGCGTCATACGTGCATCAACTGAGCAGGCTGAATGGGGGAGCTGTAGTTGGAGAGGTGAACAGAAAGTTCTCCACGAACGAGAACACGCTAACAGTCGGAGGTTCATACGTGGTTGACCCTGAGACGGTTGTGAAGGCGAGGCTCAACAACCACGGCAATCTTGGGGCTCTTTTGCAGCACCAGCTCTCACCCAAATCTTCACTTACACTCTCTGCAGCCTTCGACACCAAGGCATTAGAGAGGCATCCGAACTTCGGGTTGGCGCTCTCCCTCAAGCCCTAA
- the LOC126601230 gene encoding F-box/kelch-repeat protein At5g43190-like, producing the protein MKDHSPPNHYGQTTAVPTSPSTPPKMDARIWSKLPEELLDLVLSFLPLKNFLILRSTCKRFKSLLFSPSFVFKHSSAFLLLSHPQCFRHFPLYDSDAATWRKLPLSLSAPLPCAAGAAAQASLLCVSNGLLCFSLPNSFLVFNILTKSSRVIKFPDSPFGFELFSLISTPAGYNLFMASSRSSSKSTFVYHSKARSWQKFDFIETILSDNCHQKGVYFKGCLYFVTPEPFSIVCFEFESGKWERPIPELPTELVFARLVSGGGEKKLYLIGGVGRNGIARSLQVWELEFGGGMKWVEVESLPDRMCKKLMSVCFHNYEHLYCFWHQGLICVCCYNWPEILYFKISRRTWHWIPKCPSLPDKSSCGFRWFSFVPNFHSSA; encoded by the coding sequence atgaaagaccacTCTCCGCCAAATCACTACGGCCAAACCACCGCCGTCCCCACCTCTCCTTCCACCCCACCGAAGATGGACGCCAGGATATGGAGCAAGCTGCCGGAGGAGCTCCTCGACCTTGtcctttctttccttcctcTCAAAAACTTCCTGATTCTCAGATCGACCTGCAAGCGCTTCAAGTCGCTGTTATTCTCTCCCTCCTTCGTCTTCAAGCACTCCTCCgccttcctcctcctctcccACCCTCAGTGCTTCCGCCACTTCCCTCTCTACGACTCCGACGCCGCCACCTGGCGCAagctacctctctctctctccgctcCGCTACCCTGCGCTGCAGGCGCAGCAGCACAAGCCTCCCTCCTCTGTGTCTCCAATGGGTTGCTCTGTTTCTCTCTCCCCAATTCGTTTCTCGTCTTCAATATTCTGACCAAGTCCTCGAGAGTGATCAAATTTCCAGATAGCCCTTTTGGATTCGAGCTTTTCTCTTTGATATCCACCCCTGCTGGGTATAATCTGTTCATGGCCTCTTCTAGGTCGTcgtccaaaagcacttttgtcTACCATTCAAAGGCGCGATCGTGGCAAAAGTTCGACTTTATCGAGACGATTTTAAGCGACAATTGTCACCAGAAGGGAGTTTACTTCAAAGGGTGTTTGTATTTCGTGACGCCGGAACCGTTTTCGATTGTCTGCTTCGAATTCGAGAGCGGGAAGTGGGAAAGACCGATTCCGGAGCTTCCGACAGAGCTCGTGTTTGCTCGGCTTGTCAGCGGAGGAGGAGAGAAGAAGCTGTATCTGATTGGTGGGGTCGGCAGGAATGGGATTGCCAGGAGCTTGCAAGTGTGGGAATTGGAATTTGGCGGTGGGATGAAGTGGGTGGAGGTGGAAAGCTTGCCGGACAGGATGTGCAAGAAACTGATGTCGGTTTGCTTCCATAACTACGAGCATCTGTACTGCTTTTGGCATCAGGGTTTGATCTGCGTCTGCTGCTACAATTGGCCGGAGATTTTGTACTTCAAGATCTCGAGGAGGACGTGGCATTGGATCCCCAAATGCCCGTCTCTGCCGGATAAATCCAGCTGCGGATTCCGGTGGTTTTCATTTGTACCGAACTTCCATTCATCCGCCTGA